From Algoriphagus sp. NG3, the proteins below share one genomic window:
- a CDS encoding ankyrin repeat domain-containing protein: MQKHVFQLLNFAMLTMAILTLMSCGTSSSKKEGAPDIDLHTAVITDNTEAVKHHIAAGSNLNEKDPFGGSSPLITAAIFGKKDMAVLLLDAGADINFQNNDGSTALISAAFFGRPEIVRLLLDKNADKTIKNKYGTTAYDNVSAPFAEVKEVYDIMGGMLEPMGLKLDYAYLEKIRPEIAKMLS; this comes from the coding sequence ATGCAAAAACATGTATTTCAATTACTGAATTTCGCCATGCTTACTATGGCAATTCTCACATTAATGTCATGCGGTACCTCTTCTTCCAAAAAAGAAGGCGCTCCTGACATAGACCTGCACACAGCAGTGATTACCGATAATACGGAAGCCGTAAAACATCATATCGCTGCCGGAAGTAACCTAAATGAAAAAGACCCTTTTGGCGGTTCCAGTCCATTGATCACAGCGGCCATCTTCGGAAAAAAAGACATGGCCGTTTTGCTCTTGGATGCTGGAGCAGACATCAACTTCCAAAACAATGACGGATCCACCGCACTTATTTCCGCGGCATTTTTTGGACGACCGGAAATAGTCAGACTATTACTGGATAAGAATGCGGACAAAACGATCAAAAACAAATACGGCACCACAGCTTATGACAATGTATCCGCTCCATTTGCAGAGGTCAAAGAAGTATATGATATCATGGGTGGAATGCTGGAACCTATGGGCCTCAAACTTGACTATGCATATCTGGAAAAAATCAGGCCGGAAATCGCAAAAATGTTAAGCTGA
- a CDS encoding acyltransferase family protein: protein MSSRRYDIDWLRVIAIGLLLIYHVAIGFQSWGRMIGFITSEEPWAALWWPMALLNIWRIPFLFFVSGMGVYFAMRSRTWKQLIWERTRRILLPFVFGMFAIVPLHLLIWRLYYGMELKYSWAPGHLWFLGNIFCYVVLLCPLFYLIRKNESGRFISWIKQVLGKPWGLLLVLGAFIAEAIVVKPLPFELYAMTWHGFVLGLLAFFFGFCFVLSGDPFWKMIQRFRWILLIAGVFLFGVRVSQFASFPPAYLLAIESFSWILTVFAFGSLYLKGPSSALSYLSQAAYPVYILHMLFLYLGSMWIFPMAIPVQLQFVLVVLVTFGGSFGIFELIRRVSFLKPLFGLKSR from the coding sequence ATGTCCAGCAGACGATATGATATTGATTGGTTAAGGGTGATTGCCATCGGCCTGCTTCTGATCTATCATGTTGCCATAGGGTTTCAGTCCTGGGGCAGAATGATCGGTTTTATTACCTCAGAAGAACCTTGGGCTGCCTTGTGGTGGCCCATGGCTCTTCTGAATATCTGGAGAATTCCTTTCCTGTTTTTTGTCTCTGGAATGGGGGTTTATTTCGCCATGCGCTCCCGTACCTGGAAGCAATTGATATGGGAAAGAACCAGAAGAATCCTGTTGCCCTTTGTTTTTGGCATGTTCGCAATAGTTCCGCTACATCTCCTGATCTGGCGTTTGTACTATGGGATGGAACTGAAATACTCCTGGGCTCCGGGTCATTTATGGTTTTTAGGAAATATCTTTTGTTATGTTGTCCTTTTGTGCCCTCTCTTTTACCTGATAAGGAAAAATGAATCTGGCAGGTTTATATCTTGGATTAAACAAGTTCTTGGTAAACCTTGGGGGCTTTTGCTGGTGTTAGGGGCTTTTATAGCCGAGGCTATTGTGGTAAAGCCCCTGCCTTTTGAGCTCTATGCGATGACCTGGCATGGGTTTGTTTTGGGGTTATTGGCATTCTTTTTCGGCTTTTGCTTCGTACTCAGCGGAGATCCATTCTGGAAGATGATCCAAAGGTTTCGATGGATTTTACTCATAGCAGGAGTTTTTCTGTTTGGAGTTAGAGTAAGCCAGTTTGCCAGCTTCCCTCCTGCTTATTTATTGGCCATTGAATCCTTTTCTTGGATTTTGACTGTGTTCGCTTTTGGCAGTCTTTACCTCAAAGGTCCAAGTAGCGCGCTATCCTATCTGAGTCAGGCGGCATACCCTGTCTATATTCTTCATATGCTGTTCCTGTATCTAGGATCTATGTGGATATTCCCTATGGCTATTCCCGTTCAACTGCAATTTGTGTTGGTAGTCTTGGTTACGTTTGGGGGAAGTTTTGGCATATTTGAGTTGATCCGAAGGGTATCTTTTTTAAAGCCTCTCTTTGGATTGAAGTCAAGATAA
- a CDS encoding very short patch repair endonuclease → MKNIPYIRPKTAVPRFCEENGFYTTKAQSFNMSKIKGKNTKPEKLLKRALWHAGIRYKSPKKPLPGKPDISLKKYKLVIFVDGSFWHGYDWEHRKQTIKSNREFWIAKIERNMERDREINAYYRRKSWTVLRFWDFEVKKELGTILGNVLFYFDQYNK, encoded by the coding sequence TTGAAAAACATTCCTTACATAAGACCTAAGACAGCAGTCCCCCGGTTCTGCGAAGAGAACGGCTTCTACACCACCAAAGCCCAATCCTTCAATATGTCCAAGATCAAGGGTAAAAACACCAAACCTGAAAAACTGCTTAAGAGAGCGCTGTGGCATGCAGGCATCCGATACAAATCCCCAAAGAAGCCGCTCCCCGGCAAACCCGATATCAGCCTGAAGAAATACAAACTCGTCATCTTCGTGGATGGGTCATTCTGGCATGGGTACGACTGGGAGCACAGAAAGCAAACCATCAAATCCAACCGGGAATTCTGGATCGCCAAGATCGAGCGGAATATGGAGCGGGACCGGGAGATCAATGCTTATTACCGCAGAAAAAGCTGGACTGTTTTGAGGTTTTGGGATTTTGAGGTGAAAAAAGAACTCGGTACTATCCTCGGAAATGTGTTGTTTTATTTTGACCAATACAATAAATAA
- a CDS encoding DinB family protein: MKGFLKGFFEYNYQINKELDKRFKSYDYQLDTEIVRLANHILNAQQVWIDRINQNKPQIKPWDDFPIDSFSERNELLNEEIKKVLASRELDEVISYSNFSGVSFESRVLDVLIHLVNHSTYHRGQIAMLMRKNGLEPISSDYIHFKK, translated from the coding sequence ATGAAGGGATTTTTAAAGGGTTTTTTTGAATACAATTATCAGATTAATAAAGAATTGGATAAGCGGTTTAAGTCTTATGATTATCAGCTGGACACTGAGATCGTCAGGCTTGCCAACCATATCTTAAATGCCCAGCAAGTCTGGATAGACAGGATCAATCAGAACAAACCTCAGATAAAGCCCTGGGATGACTTTCCGATTGATTCCTTTTCAGAGAGAAATGAACTGCTCAATGAGGAAATCAAAAAGGTGCTGGCCAGCAGAGAGCTGGATGAGGTGATTTCATATAGCAATTTCTCTGGGGTAAGCTTTGAAAGTAGGGTTCTGGATGTATTGATACATCTGGTCAATCATTCCACCTATCACCGTGGACAGATTGCCATGCTCATGCGTAAAAACGGACTGGAACCTATTAGCTCTGATTACATCCATTTCAAAAAGTAA